One Hordeum vulgare subsp. vulgare chromosome 4H, MorexV3_pseudomolecules_assembly, whole genome shotgun sequence DNA window includes the following coding sequences:
- the LOC123446376 gene encoding uncharacterized protein LOC123446376 yields the protein MGSFEGHVLPGTLFLAVGAWHVWAAVARFAMDPVGFRLRVWNPVGAGSGALRHLELYVLVGGAFLDMCVEVLHSTYLRIFAPGGGVNPAHLKDLEHGGMLLMFFLFGALALLSQNTRRAQWRCYSSQRSRRTSRT from the exons ATGGGGTCGTTCGAGGGGCACGTGCTGCCGGGGACGCTGTTCCTGGCGGTGGGCGCCTGGCACGTGTGGGCGGCGGTGGCGCGCTTTGCTATGGACCCGGTCGGGTTCCGCCTCCGCGTGTGGAACCCTGTGGGCGCGGGCAGCGGGGCGCTGCGGCACCTGGAGCTCTACGTCCTCGTCGGGGGTGCCTTCCTGGACATGTGCGTGGAGGTTCTCCACTCCACCTACCTCCGCATATTCGCGCCTGGCGGCGGGGTCAACCCGGCCCACCTCAAGGACCTGGAGCACGGCGGCATGCTGCTCATGTTTTTCCTCTTTGGCGCCCTCGCCCTCCTCTCCCAAAACACTAG GAGGGCCCAGTGGAGGTGCTACAGCTCCCAAAGATCAAGGAGAACGTCAAGGACGTGA